A stretch of DNA from Desulfomonile tiedjei:
TTTTCGGCCCTGGAAGACCATGTTGGTTAGAACGGTGGCGGACGGTGGAAAAAGTTTCTACGTTCGCGGCCACCATGCGGAGACTGTCCCGCAGCTTTGGACCGCCATCACCCGCCCGGCTGGTGCAAGCCCGTTACCCTGAAAGGAACTGACAACTCGGGCATCAGATCGTCAGAGATGTTTTCTTTGCACAGATCTCTATGCCTGCACCAAGACACCATCGGGTGTCCGCGTCTGCCGGCCTAACTCAGGTTGGAAAGCCTCGACGCCACGAAAACACAGTGTTTTTTGAAGAGTAAGGCCGAAGGGAAGCTTCCTTGCTCAAAGAGCTTTTCTTCGGCTTATTTTAGCCTACAAACCGAGGAGCTGACGAATGTCGGATTTTAAGAAAGTGCTCGTTACCGGAGGCGCAGGATATGTGGGAGCTGCCCTCGTGCCGAAGCTCATTCACGCAGGTTACGAAGTCAAAGTGATCGACCTTTACCTTTACGGGGACGATGTCCTCCGGTCCGTTCAGGGGAATCCCGCTTTAAAAGAGGTCAAGGGAGACATACGAGACAAAGAGTTGCTTGAGCGCGAAATCCCCGGAACCGATGTCGTGATACACCTGGCGTGTATCTCCAATGATCCCAGCTATGAACTTGACCCGGCACTGGGCAAGTCCATCAATTATGATGCATTTATCCCTCTGGTTGAACTCTCCAAGAAACACAAGGTCAAGAGATTCGTGTACGCTTCGAGTTCCAGTGTTTACGGCGTAAAGTCAGAGCCTGAAGTCACAGAGGACCTCGCGCTTGAACCGCTGACCGATTATTCCAAGTACAAGGCCGCATGCGAGGAAGTCCTCCTTGGAGAAGCGACCGACGATTTCATCGTAACTGTAATCCGGCCGTCGACGGTTTGCGGGTATTCCCCGAGGATGAGGTTGGACCTCACCGTGAACATACTAACCACCCACGCAATAGACAGGGGAAAGATCACGGTCTTCGGGGGGGACCAGAAAAGACCGAACATCCATATAGAGGATATGACGGATCTTTACCTCTTCCTGCTAGAACAGCCTGACCACAAGCTTCAAAAGAAGATTTTCAATGCCGGATACCAGAACTATACGGTGAGGGAAATCGCCGATATTGTTGCAGGAACCGTCGGCGGCAAAGTGCCAATCGAGGTCACGCCGAGCAACGACAACCGGTCCTACCATGTGTGCTCCGAAAAGATCAGGAGAGAACTGGGCTTCGAGGCCAAGCACACTATTCAGGAAGCTGTAACTGACATAAAAGAAGCGTTTGCGTCGGGCAAGCTGCCCAATCCTATGGAGGATATAAAGTATTACAATATCAAGACTATGCAAGCCGTGAAGCTGAAGTGAGCAATGGACAGGCGATCGATCGGTCTAATAGGAGCCGGTCACGTTGTCCGGACTCGGTATCTGCCTCTTCATTCCAAGCGGGATGATTGCAGGGTCGTGGCCATTTGCAGCCGTAACGTCCAGACTGCGAAAGAACTGGCCGCCGCCTACCACGTCGAGTCGGTATATTCCCACTACAAATATGTTCTGGAAAGGGCCGACATTGACACGATAATGATCTGCACCCCTCCGTCTGTTCATACCGAGATCGCTTTGGCGGCAATGCAAAGCCACAAGAACATACTGTTGGAGAAGCCCATATGCAGTGACTACTCTGACACCCATTCCCTGCTTCAACAAGCTGCAAGCTATTCCCACACTTTCTATCCTGTTTTCAACAACCAATTCAGGGCCGAGAATCATTGGCTTATTGAAAGCGTGAACCGGGGAACCGTTGGAAAGCCCAGGTTAGTCAGCTTCGAGTGGTTTAGGACTGACCCCTTCCTCTCAAAGGCCTGGTTGCACAGTGCGAGTGAATCCGGAGGCGGGGTGTTGATGGATTTTGGGGTGCATCTGCTGCAAATGGCGCTCCTACTGCTGCCGACTCGGGAGCGTTTCGCAGCATGGTGCGTCAACTTGGACCACGGGCTGCCCAATTCAACGGTTGAAGACACGTCCGCGGCAATAGTGACCGTGGACGATAACGTCATCGTGACAATCAGGGCCGGCTGGGACATGAGGATGTCCACCAAGGCACGAGTGCGCCTCGAAGTGTTTGGAACGGAATCTCACATTTTGAGCACGGATTATACAGGCCCCAAGGCCGACCCTCTGGAAAGACTGATGGATGATTTCTTCAGCCATGTTGAGGCCGGGACTTCCCCTGATCTGGCAATCGCGGACGACACTATGAAGTTGGTGGACGCATTGTACCGGTCAGCTCAAACAGGGTTGAGAGTCGTGGATGGTTTTTCCCGCGCAGACTACACAGGCGAGGCATGACCCGTTGAACCGGAACCGGACAATATGATTATAGGAGTTGATTTTGACAATACCATAGTCACCTACGATTGCCTGATGCACAGCGTCGCAGTGCAACTCGGGTTCATTGCCGCGGACATAAGCAAGACTAAGAAACAAGTGAGGGATGCTGTTTGGCAAT
This window harbors:
- a CDS encoding NAD-dependent epimerase/dehydratase — its product is MSDFKKVLVTGGAGYVGAALVPKLIHAGYEVKVIDLYLYGDDVLRSVQGNPALKEVKGDIRDKELLEREIPGTDVVIHLACISNDPSYELDPALGKSINYDAFIPLVELSKKHKVKRFVYASSSSVYGVKSEPEVTEDLALEPLTDYSKYKAACEEVLLGEATDDFIVTVIRPSTVCGYSPRMRLDLTVNILTTHAIDRGKITVFGGDQKRPNIHIEDMTDLYLFLLEQPDHKLQKKIFNAGYQNYTVREIADIVAGTVGGKVPIEVTPSNDNRSYHVCSEKIRRELGFEAKHTIQEAVTDIKEAFASGKLPNPMEDIKYYNIKTMQAVKLK
- a CDS encoding Gfo/Idh/MocA family oxidoreductase — its product is MDRRSIGLIGAGHVVRTRYLPLHSKRDDCRVVAICSRNVQTAKELAAAYHVESVYSHYKYVLERADIDTIMICTPPSVHTEIALAAMQSHKNILLEKPICSDYSDTHSLLQQAASYSHTFYPVFNNQFRAENHWLIESVNRGTVGKPRLVSFEWFRTDPFLSKAWLHSASESGGGVLMDFGVHLLQMALLLLPTRERFAAWCVNLDHGLPNSTVEDTSAAIVTVDDNVIVTIRAGWDMRMSTKARVRLEVFGTESHILSTDYTGPKADPLERLMDDFFSHVEAGTSPDLAIADDTMKLVDALYRSAQTGLRVVDGFSRADYTGEA